A stretch of Pseudoclavibacter chungangensis DNA encodes these proteins:
- the dapA gene encoding 4-hydroxy-tetrahydrodipicolinate synthase: protein MSEQTNPFGQVLVAVVTPMTVDGEVAWGDVEKLFDSLIEGGADGIVVTGTTGETSTLTDAEKLKLVRVGKDVAGGRAKIITGGPSNETAHAIQLARQSAEAGADAIMAVTPYYNKPTQSGVLTHFRMVANATDLPVILYDIPGRAGIPIRYETILRAAKHPNILAVKDAKGDLAEVSRVLNQTDLMYFAGDDANALPTLAIGGTGLIGVTANIAPHAYRTMVDAVNRGDLPAATAAHRSLEPLVRSTMTHVPGTVATKYILHGLGRIGSPRVRLPLVGPEDFEAALIEDDIALVRDIEGLDLRNFRPDRNAAAGGALPQIPGTTR from the coding sequence GTGAGCGAGCAAACGAATCCCTTCGGCCAGGTCCTCGTCGCGGTCGTGACCCCCATGACGGTCGACGGCGAAGTCGCGTGGGGCGACGTCGAGAAGCTCTTCGACTCCCTCATCGAGGGCGGCGCCGACGGCATCGTCGTGACGGGGACGACGGGAGAGACCTCGACACTCACCGACGCCGAGAAGCTCAAGCTCGTGCGCGTCGGCAAGGACGTGGCCGGTGGCCGCGCCAAGATCATCACGGGTGGCCCGTCGAACGAGACGGCCCACGCGATCCAGCTCGCACGGCAGTCCGCCGAGGCCGGCGCCGACGCGATCATGGCCGTCACGCCCTACTACAACAAGCCGACGCAGTCGGGCGTCCTGACGCACTTCCGGATGGTCGCGAACGCGACCGATCTGCCCGTGATCCTCTACGACATCCCCGGCCGCGCAGGCATCCCCATCCGCTACGAGACGATCCTGCGCGCCGCGAAGCACCCGAACATCCTCGCCGTCAAGGACGCGAAGGGCGACCTCGCCGAGGTGAGCCGGGTGCTCAACCAGACCGACCTCATGTACTTCGCGGGCGACGACGCGAACGCGCTGCCGACGCTCGCGATCGGCGGCACCGGCCTCATCGGCGTCACCGCGAACATCGCCCCCCACGCGTACCGAACGATGGTCGACGCCGTGAACCGCGGCGACCTGCCCGCCGCGACGGCCGCGCACCGCTCGCTCGAACCCCTCGTGCGGTCCACGATGACGCACGTTCCCGGGACGGTCGCGACGAAGTACATCCTGCACGGCCTCGGGCGGATCGGTTCACCCCGCGTGCGCCTCCCGCTCGTCGGGCCGGAGGACTTCGAGGCCGCCCTCATCGAGGACGACATCGCGCTCGTGCGCGACATCGAGGGCCTCGACCTCCGCAACTTCCGCCCCGACCGCAATGCGGCCGCGGGCGGTGCGCTGCCGCAGATCCCCGGCACCACGCGATAG
- a CDS encoding DUF1990 family protein, producing MARPGPRRRTVADAPVCNYAAVGATANDDLLRYPPKGHRAAEYRAKLGSGEERFEKSVARLMRWGVQLGSGLEVVDVRQETMAGDAYRSLAVDPSSNASVPVRPHAHLFDFADPVLIRPGATADIVTRTGPFRFSSPVRVLTVIAEQHRFGFVYGTLPGGPEAGEQRFVVTHEPDDSVWITIREFVRPGSFRFRLVWWYANRYRKRIIRRYLAALHPTTPVPGASARPADEGPYGARATRNR from the coding sequence ATGGCGCGGCCGGGACCCCGGCGTCGGACGGTCGCCGACGCCCCCGTCTGCAACTACGCGGCCGTCGGTGCGACGGCGAACGACGACCTCCTGCGCTACCCGCCGAAGGGCCATCGCGCGGCGGAATACCGCGCGAAGCTCGGCTCCGGCGAGGAGCGGTTCGAGAAGTCCGTCGCCCGACTCATGCGCTGGGGAGTGCAGCTGGGCTCCGGGCTCGAGGTCGTCGACGTGCGCCAGGAGACCATGGCGGGTGACGCCTACCGCTCCCTCGCGGTCGACCCGAGCAGCAACGCGTCCGTCCCCGTCCGCCCCCACGCACACCTCTTCGACTTCGCCGATCCGGTCCTCATCCGTCCCGGTGCGACCGCCGACATCGTCACACGGACGGGGCCGTTCCGGTTCTCCTCGCCCGTCCGCGTCCTGACGGTGATCGCCGAGCAGCACCGGTTCGGGTTCGTGTACGGCACCCTGCCGGGTGGGCCTGAAGCGGGCGAGCAGCGGTTCGTCGTCACGCACGAGCCCGACGACTCCGTCTGGATCACGATCCGCGAGTTCGTCCGCCCCGGCTCGTTCCGCTTCCGCCTCGTGTGGTGGTACGCGAACCGCTACCGCAAGCGCATCATCCGCCGCTACCTCGCGGCGCTGCACCCGACGACCCCCGTGCCGGGCGCGAGCGCGCGCCCCGCCGACGAGGGGCCGTACGGCGCCCGGGCCACGCGGAACCGGTAG
- a CDS encoding CGNR zinc finger domain-containing protein, translating to MHFNHYGREPIALGVDLANDPPRDAPELVRRCTSAGLVIDLPTSEDDLDHTLGFLDRWRAIAAQTDRGRRADALNVLLAEYAAAPRLTDHAGDGWHLHFREDDVAVGRQIAALITVGTALHLTQLGMDRWGVCAAGECERVFADVSRGGRQRHCSPACANRERVRRHRAGSGGVRTSRPVGASANRST from the coding sequence GTGCATTTCAACCATTACGGCCGAGAGCCGATCGCACTCGGAGTCGACCTCGCGAACGATCCGCCGCGCGATGCCCCCGAACTCGTGCGACGGTGCACGTCGGCCGGGCTCGTCATCGACCTCCCCACCTCGGAGGACGATCTCGATCACACGCTCGGCTTCCTCGACCGGTGGCGCGCGATCGCCGCGCAGACCGACCGCGGTCGACGCGCCGACGCCCTCAACGTGCTGCTCGCCGAGTACGCGGCGGCGCCGCGACTCACGGACCACGCCGGGGACGGCTGGCACCTCCACTTCCGGGAGGACGACGTCGCGGTCGGGCGCCAGATCGCGGCACTCATCACGGTGGGGACGGCACTTCACCTGACGCAACTCGGCATGGACCGGTGGGGCGTGTGCGCGGCGGGCGAGTGCGAGCGGGTCTTCGCCGACGTGTCGCGCGGCGGTCGGCAGCGACACTGCTCCCCCGCGTGTGCGAACCGCGAGCGGGTCCGTCGTCATCGCGCGGGCTCCGGTGGCGTGCGGACCTCGCGACCCGTCGGCGCCTCCGCGAACCGTTCCACCTGA